From the Nitrobacter hamburgensis X14 genome, one window contains:
- a CDS encoding relaxase/mobilization nuclease domain-containing protein — MILKGNQRAGGTDLATHLMNAFDNERVEVAQIRGTVAEHLHGAFAEYEALAAGTRCKEPLYSLSVNPSAPLAREQYYAAIDRIEQRLGLSGQARAVVFHVKHGREHAHVVWCRIDTAKMRAVQLSHDRQKLRGLARELAMEFGLELPEGLAEDKRTERARKKEQTLAEKAQAEATGITPEQRRAEITQAYRRSDSAEAFRAALKEKGYVLAAGDKRVYVVVDRFGKIHSLARQIDGVRTREIGQKLAAIEAQVEGVDAVKATIAQREASSRARIDQRVKHAMAERAAKLATLHKARRHKLGGKDQQLATTHGAERMSLHAAHKAEADKPFARAAGAIFALFDRVPGLRSVIAPLRRNPKINPTERHRIEREALERRHQRERLVLDRRTKALSRLEAWELRSLATAVRRQVQEMEAAREQKAETVQDQIVVNKLDIVLPHGELHAEANKKKGWKARQDKLGAGKNREQDQSRGYRRGRDEP; from the coding sequence ATGATCCTGAAAGGCAACCAGCGTGCGGGCGGCACTGATCTGGCGACCCACCTGATGAATGCGTTCGACAACGAACGCGTCGAGGTGGCGCAGATCAGAGGCACTGTCGCGGAGCATTTGCACGGAGCGTTTGCCGAGTACGAGGCCCTTGCTGCGGGGACGCGGTGCAAGGAGCCGCTTTACAGCCTCTCGGTCAACCCGTCCGCGCCCCTCGCCCGCGAACAGTATTATGCCGCCATCGACCGCATCGAGCAGCGCCTCGGGCTCTCGGGCCAGGCTCGTGCGGTGGTGTTCCATGTCAAGCACGGCCGCGAGCATGCCCATGTCGTGTGGTGCCGGATCGACACCGCCAAAATGCGTGCGGTGCAGCTCTCCCACGACCGCCAGAAACTGCGGGGGCTTGCACGTGAGCTTGCCATGGAGTTCGGCCTCGAATTGCCGGAGGGTCTGGCTGAGGACAAGCGCACTGAGCGTGCGCGCAAGAAGGAGCAGACCCTCGCGGAGAAGGCGCAGGCCGAGGCCACCGGGATCACCCCGGAGCAGCGCCGGGCGGAGATTACGCAAGCCTACCGCCGGTCCGACAGCGCGGAGGCGTTCCGTGCGGCGCTGAAGGAAAAGGGCTATGTCCTCGCCGCCGGCGACAAGCGCGTCTATGTCGTGGTCGACCGTTTCGGCAAGATCCACAGCCTTGCCCGCCAGATCGACGGCGTGCGCACCCGCGAGATCGGGCAGAAGCTCGCGGCGATCGAGGCGCAGGTCGAAGGCGTCGATGCGGTCAAGGCCACCATCGCGCAGCGCGAGGCTTCGTCGCGGGCGCGGATCGACCAGCGCGTCAAACATGCCATGGCGGAGCGCGCTGCGAAGCTCGCTACCCTGCACAAGGCGCGGCGGCACAAGCTCGGCGGCAAGGATCAGCAGCTTGCAACGACGCACGGTGCCGAGCGCATGTCATTGCATGCCGCGCACAAGGCGGAGGCCGACAAACCGTTCGCACGGGCGGCAGGCGCGATCTTCGCGCTGTTCGACAGGGTGCCGGGCCTGCGCTCGGTGATCGCGCCGTTGCGGCGCAATCCGAAGATCAACCCGACTGAGCGCCACCGCATCGAGCGCGAGGCGCTGGAGCGCCGTCACCAGCGGGAGCGCCTGGTGCTGGATCGCCGCACCAAGGCGCTTTCACGCCTGGAGGCGTGGGAGCTGCGCTCGCTGGCGACGGCGGTGCGGCGTCAGGTTCAGGAGATGGAAGCCGCCCGCGAGCAGAAAGCGGAAACCGTGCAGGACCAAATCGTGGTCAACAAGCTCGACATCGTCCTGCCGCACGGCGAACTTCATGCCGAGGCCAACAAGAAGAAGGGCTGGAAGGCACGGCAGGACAAGCTTGGCGCTGGCAAGAACCGGGAGCAGGATCAATCACGCGGCTACCGACGAGGGAGGGATGAGCCATGA
- a CDS encoding DUF5131 family protein, whose product MANNSSIEWTEATWNPVVGCTIISPGCTNCYAMRMARRLEAMGQPKYAGTTRMSGGRPKWNGVVRIDEESLLLPATWKTGRLIFVNSMSDLFHENVPLAFIKRVFTTMRKTPQHTYQILTKRAERLGELSAKLAWPANVWMGVSVENEDYVYRIDCLRRTQAAIRFLSLEPLLGPLDNLDLTNIDWVIAGGESGPHARPVEADWIRNIRDQCFDEGVAFHFKQWGGANKKKTGRVLDGRTWDEFPAGSGV is encoded by the coding sequence ATGGCGAATAATTCCTCCATCGAATGGACGGAAGCGACGTGGAATCCGGTCGTCGGATGCACAATCATTTCGCCCGGTTGCACAAACTGCTACGCGATGCGTATGGCACGTCGGCTTGAAGCTATGGGTCAGCCTAAATATGCCGGAACAACGCGCATGTCTGGCGGGCGTCCGAAGTGGAACGGCGTTGTAAGGATTGACGAAGAATCGCTCCTGCTCCCCGCTACGTGGAAAACCGGTCGGTTGATCTTCGTGAACTCAATGTCAGACCTTTTCCATGAAAATGTGCCATTGGCATTCATCAAGCGCGTCTTCACTACAATGCGGAAGACGCCACAGCACACGTATCAAATACTTACGAAGCGGGCTGAACGTCTTGGGGAACTATCTGCGAAACTGGCGTGGCCCGCGAATGTCTGGATGGGCGTGAGCGTCGAAAATGAGGACTATGTTTACAGGATAGACTGCCTTCGGCGCACGCAGGCAGCGATTAGGTTTTTGAGTCTTGAACCTCTGCTAGGACCGCTCGACAATCTCGATCTCACTAACATCGATTGGGTGATTGCGGGCGGTGAAAGCGGACCCCACGCCCGCCCCGTAGAAGCCGACTGGATACGCAACATCCGGGATCAGTGTTTTGATGAAGGAGTCGCTTTCCATTTCAAGCAATGGGGTGGCGCAAACAAGAAAAAGACGGGACGTGTTCTTGATGGTCGAACATGGGATGAGTTTCCTGCCGGCTCCGGGGTGTAG
- a CDS encoding three-Cys-motif partner protein TcmP produces the protein MNTAKFFDERTDQSEVKARIVQKYFYAWANVIMPTAQKNGGRVAYIDLYAGPGRYKDGAASTPLLVVGHAIADPKLASMLVTLLNDSDGNKTSTLQNEIDALPGIGNLKHKPVVSCGEIDEEAEKYFSQVKLVPSFSFIDPFGYKGLSLKIIKGVIKDWGCDCVFFFNYNRINAGIGNQVVADHMDALFGKVRADALRARLPGLSPELREALILEELAAEIKALGGTFVLPFTFRNASGTRTSHKLIFVSKNFKGYAIMKDIMAKESSTEDQGVPSLAYSPADWSMPLLFSLQRPLDQLRATLLKDFAGQELSVVQIYERHSVDTPYVLKNYKEILTALEAEGKVAVRSLKGSRRKGTFADHLLVRFPAGGVDGE, from the coding sequence ATGAACACCGCAAAATTTTTCGACGAACGAACGGATCAGTCGGAAGTCAAAGCACGCATCGTGCAGAAGTACTTCTATGCTTGGGCCAATGTCATTATGCCGACCGCGCAGAAGAATGGCGGGCGGGTCGCTTACATCGACCTGTATGCCGGGCCTGGCCGGTACAAGGACGGGGCAGCTTCGACGCCGCTGCTGGTGGTAGGGCACGCCATCGCCGATCCGAAACTTGCGTCGATGCTCGTGACACTTCTTAACGACTCAGACGGGAACAAGACATCCACGCTTCAAAACGAAATCGATGCTCTGCCTGGCATCGGCAATTTGAAACACAAGCCGGTCGTGTCCTGCGGCGAGATCGATGAAGAAGCAGAGAAATATTTCAGTCAGGTCAAACTTGTTCCGTCGTTCTCGTTCATTGATCCCTTCGGCTATAAGGGCCTCTCCCTGAAAATCATCAAGGGTGTGATTAAGGACTGGGGCTGCGATTGCGTGTTCTTCTTCAACTACAATCGTATCAATGCCGGCATCGGAAACCAAGTGGTGGCCGATCATATGGATGCTCTTTTCGGCAAGGTGCGTGCTGACGCATTGCGTGCGCGGCTGCCCGGCTTGTCACCCGAACTGCGCGAGGCGCTGATTCTGGAGGAACTCGCGGCTGAGATTAAAGCCCTTGGCGGAACCTTCGTCCTGCCGTTCACTTTCAGAAATGCGAGCGGCACGCGCACGTCGCACAAGCTGATTTTTGTCAGCAAGAACTTCAAAGGCTACGCCATTATGAAAGACATTATGGCGAAGGAAAGCTCGACGGAAGATCAGGGCGTGCCGTCCCTGGCATATTCTCCAGCCGATTGGTCAATGCCCTTGCTGTTCTCACTGCAACGGCCCCTCGATCAGCTGCGTGCGACCTTGCTCAAGGACTTCGCCGGGCAAGAATTGTCCGTCGTGCAAATTTACGAACGTCACAGCGTCGATACCCCTTACGTCCTGAAGAATTACAAGGAAATCCTGACGGCACTCGAAGCCGAGGGAAAGGTCGCCGTGCGAAGCCTGAAAGGTTCGCGGCGGAAAGGAACCTTTGCCGATCATTTGCTGGTCAGATTTCCAGCGGGTGGCGTCGATGGCGAATAA
- the ampH gene encoding D-alanyl-D-alanine-carboxypeptidase/endopeptidase AmpH: protein MVKMVQALQAALVSLAVCLSVTAPASADDALLKDMVSFQGQIAFMQMKVPGMVLAVVRNGESIVVGYGERADGAREPDGDTVIRVGSISKAFAGQVLASLTADGTVRLSDRLQDRLGWPSVMVPKKDGREITLLDLATHGSGLPREVALERDPARPDLVSREMYKVALKDQGLLFAPGTGLHYSNYAFDLLGEALSNSAGKPYAQLLQERVFAPAGLKDTAVRLSDAQKARLFQGHGPDGKAYPLTEVSDMQAAASGLFSTPNDMVRWLKWHLDRFGRDDAEMRTLDHATYRVRDGLDPVSGLDESGHMDAMGLGWVVMNPADARPLVLQKAGGRQGTLSYIAFSPARGVGVFISINAFDFAAGAAMPAFANELISQLAPR, encoded by the coding sequence ATGGTGAAGATGGTTCAGGCGCTTCAGGCGGCTTTGGTGTCTTTGGCTGTCTGCCTGTCCGTGACGGCGCCAGCATCCGCGGATGACGCTCTCCTGAAGGACATGGTCAGCTTCCAGGGACAGATTGCGTTCATGCAGATGAAGGTCCCTGGCATGGTGCTCGCCGTGGTGCGCAATGGCGAGAGCATCGTCGTGGGCTACGGCGAACGAGCCGACGGCGCCCGCGAGCCGGACGGCGACACCGTGATCCGCGTTGGCTCCATCTCGAAGGCCTTTGCCGGGCAGGTTCTCGCCAGCCTCACCGCCGACGGCACCGTCAGACTGAGCGACCGCCTGCAGGACCGGCTGGGCTGGCCGAGTGTCATGGTGCCAAAGAAGGACGGCCGCGAGATCACGTTGCTCGACCTTGCCACCCATGGCTCCGGCCTGCCCCGCGAGGTTGCGCTTGAACGCGATCCGGCGCGCCCGGATTTAGTCTCGCGCGAAATGTACAAGGTTGCCCTGAAGGATCAGGGGCTTCTCTTCGCTCCGGGCACGGGGCTTCACTACTCCAACTATGCCTTCGATCTGCTCGGCGAGGCGCTCTCCAATTCAGCGGGCAAGCCCTATGCCCAATTGCTTCAGGAGCGCGTCTTTGCTCCGGCCGGACTGAAGGATACCGCCGTCCGGCTGAGTGACGCGCAGAAGGCGCGCCTGTTCCAGGGCCATGGGCCGGATGGCAAGGCCTATCCACTGACCGAAGTCAGCGACATGCAAGCCGCCGCAAGCGGATTGTTTTCTACCCCGAACGACATGGTGCGTTGGTTGAAGTGGCATCTTGACCGTTTCGGACGCGACGATGCCGAGATGCGCACCCTCGACCACGCGACCTATCGAGTGCGAGACGGCCTCGATCCGGTCTCCGGACTCGATGAGTCCGGCCATATGGATGCGATGGGACTCGGTTGGGTCGTGATGAACCCGGCGGATGCGCGCCCGCTCGTCCTGCAGAAGGCTGGCGGGCGGCAGGGCACCCTGTCCTATATTGCCTTCTCGCCGGCGCGTGGCGTTGGCGTCTTCATCTCGATCAACGCGTTCGACTTCGCAGCCGGCGCGGCCATGCCCGCCTTCGCCAATGAACTGATCAGTCAGCTTGCGCCCCGCTGA
- a CDS encoding DUF3551 domain-containing protein gives MKTVLSAVLAIGTLVSASAPALAQHRTLAQFRATFAQYPAFAQSDAYCLQGDGWGYSGDCRFSTFEACRATASGIGGTCDRNPSGSNYYPTLGW, from the coding sequence ATGAAAACAGTTCTCTCAGCAGTTCTGGCAATAGGAACACTGGTTAGCGCCAGCGCGCCAGCATTAGCCCAACATCGGACGTTGGCTCAATTTCGGGCGACGTTCGCTCAATATCCGGCGTTCGCTCAATCCGATGCCTACTGCTTGCAAGGCGATGGTTGGGGTTACTCCGGTGATTGCCGGTTCTCGACCTTTGAGGCATGCAGAGCAACGGCGTCAGGAATTGGCGGAACGTGCGATAGAAATCCGAGCGGGTCGAACTACTATCCTACCCTTGGGTGGTAG
- a CDS encoding TerB family tellurite resistance protein: MLDRLRHFITEVVTLEAPGHRSFDETGCKLAATALFVHVISLDGKPSGVEIRKLHDLIESRFGLDPGTADKLIESAALVEGEAVDLYRFTSVLMRSLNDEDRLRIVEMMWELVYADGRVSEFEENVVWRAADLLAISSRDRIELKHRVAGKRTAVDPAT; encoded by the coding sequence ATGCTCGATAGATTGCGTCATTTCATCACCGAGGTTGTAACACTCGAAGCGCCAGGGCATCGGTCGTTCGATGAAACAGGGTGCAAGCTTGCGGCAACGGCGCTGTTCGTCCATGTCATTTCGCTCGACGGCAAGCCTTCTGGCGTCGAAATCCGCAAACTGCACGACCTGATCGAAAGCCGGTTTGGGCTGGACCCGGGCACCGCCGACAAGCTGATCGAGTCGGCGGCGCTGGTGGAGGGCGAGGCGGTCGACCTCTATCGTTTCACCAGCGTGCTCATGCGCTCGCTGAATGACGAGGACCGCTTGCGCATTGTCGAAATGATGTGGGAACTGGTTTATGCGGACGGTCGCGTCAGCGAATTCGAGGAGAATGTGGTGTGGCGCGCCGCCGATCTCCTGGCCATTTCCTCGCGCGATCGCATCGAACTCAAGCATCGCGTCGCCGGCAAGCGGACAGCGGTCGATCCCGCGACCTGA
- a CDS encoding SDR family NAD(P)-dependent oxidoreductase produces MTHPVTLITGASSGIGAELARVFSAHKHRVALVARRADRLDTLAAEIAAAGGAPPIVIPCDLGRTDAGDRIAAVLAAESADVEYLVNNAGYGLFGSAAELDRADQLAMIDLNVRALTDLSLRFSESLIRLRGGILNVGSIAGFLPGPGMAVYYASKAYVLSFSEALRGELGPRGVRVTVICPGPVPTEFQARAGMKPGFDSAILNVSAKDIARDGYRGLMANKRAVLPGLGIKMLPFLLRLFPRDVILRAVAGFQMRRRS; encoded by the coding sequence GTGACCCATCCGGTGACGTTGATAACAGGTGCTTCCTCCGGCATCGGCGCCGAGCTGGCGCGGGTGTTTTCCGCCCATAAGCATCGGGTGGCCCTGGTCGCCCGGCGGGCCGATCGCCTCGATACATTGGCGGCCGAAATCGCCGCGGCGGGCGGCGCGCCCCCGATCGTAATTCCCTGTGATCTCGGCCGCACCGATGCCGGCGACAGGATCGCGGCGGTGCTCGCTGCCGAGAGCGCCGATGTCGAATATCTCGTGAACAATGCCGGCTATGGGCTGTTCGGCAGTGCCGCTGAACTGGATCGCGCCGATCAGCTCGCGATGATCGACCTCAACGTCCGGGCGCTGACGGATTTGTCGCTGCGGTTTTCCGAAAGCCTGATCCGGCTGCGCGGCGGCATTCTCAACGTCGGGTCGATTGCGGGATTTCTGCCGGGTCCCGGCATGGCCGTCTATTATGCGTCAAAGGCCTATGTCCTGTCGTTCAGCGAGGCGCTGCGCGGCGAACTCGGTCCCCGCGGCGTCCGTGTCACCGTGATCTGTCCTGGCCCGGTACCGACGGAATTTCAGGCGCGGGCGGGCATGAAGCCCGGTTTCGACTCTGCGATCCTGAACGTCTCCGCGAAGGACATTGCCCGGGACGGCTACCGCGGTCTGATGGCCAACAAGAGGGCCGTACTGCCCGGCCTCGGGATCAAAATGTTGCCGTTTCTGCTTCGGCTGTTTCCGCGCGACGTCATCCTGCGGGCGGTCGCGGGCTTCCAGATGCGAAGGCGATCATGA
- a CDS encoding YggT family protein produces MRAILDIVLIILDLYVWLLIASAILSWLIAFNVVNTRNQFVAAVAEFLERITEPLLGPIRRLLPNLGGLDISPIILILIILFMQRVITYYIYPAVF; encoded by the coding sequence ATGCGCGCCATACTGGATATCGTCCTCATCATCCTCGACCTCTATGTCTGGCTGCTGATTGCCTCGGCGATCCTGTCATGGCTGATTGCCTTCAATGTGGTGAATACCCGCAATCAGTTCGTGGCCGCGGTGGCTGAGTTCCTGGAACGGATCACCGAACCTCTGTTGGGACCGATCCGGCGGTTGCTGCCGAATCTCGGCGGGCTCGACATTTCCCCCATCATCCTGATTCTGATCATCCTGTTCATGCAGCGGGTCATCACCTATTACATCTATCCCGCCGTCTTCTGA
- a CDS encoding DUF167 domain-containing protein, with the protein MEPWRHSSQGLSIALRVTPRGGRDGIDGIEMLADGRPVVKVRVRAIAEGGEANRAVMAVLAKALGVRKIDVRILAGATSRLKQVAVGGDPVKLGDALRALTAAQPE; encoded by the coding sequence ATGGAGCCGTGGCGGCATTCTTCGCAGGGCCTTAGCATCGCCCTGCGGGTGACACCGCGCGGCGGTCGCGACGGGATCGATGGCATTGAAATGCTGGCCGACGGACGCCCGGTGGTGAAGGTTCGCGTCCGCGCCATCGCCGAAGGCGGCGAAGCCAATCGCGCCGTCATGGCGGTGCTGGCGAAGGCGCTCGGGGTGCGGAAAATCGATGTCCGGATACTTGCGGGAGCGACGTCGCGGCTCAAGCAGGTCGCGGTCGGCGGCGATCCCGTCAAGCTCGGCGATGCCCTTCGCGCGTTGACCGCGGCTCAACCAGAATAA
- a CDS encoding bifunctional methylenetetrahydrofolate dehydrogenase/methenyltetrahydrofolate cyclohydrolase, whose product MTASIIDGKVIAADLRARVAFEVARVKRDHGLTPGLAVVLVGSDPASEVYVRSKHKQTQAAGMASFEHVLPADVAQPDLLALVARLNADPAVHGILVQLPLPKGLDTETIVAAIDPAKDVDGLHPHNAGRLAGGLPALSPCTPLGCIILTKSVHSSLEGMDAIVIGRSNLVGRPLVQLLLNENATVTIAHSRSRNLPELCRRADLVYAAVGKAEMVRGDWLKPGATVIDVGITRRPAADGKTRLIGDVAFDEAMEVAGAVTPVPGGVGQMTVACLLVNTLRAACAIKGLPAPGV is encoded by the coding sequence ATGACGGCCAGCATCATCGATGGAAAAGTCATCGCCGCCGATTTGCGCGCGCGGGTGGCCTTTGAGGTGGCGCGGGTGAAGCGCGATCACGGGCTCACACCCGGCCTCGCCGTGGTGCTGGTCGGCAGCGATCCCGCGAGCGAAGTCTATGTCCGCAGCAAACACAAGCAGACCCAGGCTGCCGGCATGGCCTCGTTCGAACACGTGCTGCCGGCCGATGTGGCGCAGCCGGACTTGCTGGCGCTGGTCGCCAGACTGAACGCCGATCCCGCCGTGCACGGCATTCTGGTTCAACTGCCGCTGCCGAAGGGGCTTGATACCGAAACGATCGTCGCCGCCATCGATCCGGCGAAGGATGTCGACGGGCTGCATCCGCACAACGCCGGCCGCCTCGCCGGCGGCCTGCCCGCATTGTCGCCATGTACGCCGCTCGGCTGCATCATCCTGACCAAGAGCGTGCATTCCTCGCTCGAAGGCATGGACGCCATCGTGATCGGCCGCTCCAATCTGGTGGGGCGGCCGCTGGTGCAGTTGCTGCTCAATGAAAACGCCACGGTGACCATCGCGCATTCGCGCTCGCGCAACCTGCCCGAACTCTGCCGCCGCGCCGATCTGGTCTATGCGGCCGTCGGCAAGGCCGAAATGGTGCGCGGCGACTGGCTCAAGCCGGGTGCGACCGTGATCGATGTCGGCATCACGCGTCGGCCGGCGGCCGATGGCAAGACGCGGCTGATCGGCGATGTTGCATTCGACGAGGCCATGGAGGTCGCGGGCGCGGTGACGCCGGTACCCGGCGGAGTCGGTCAGATGACAGTGGCGTGCCTGTTGGTCAACACGCTGCGCGCCGCCTGCGCGATCAAGGGGTTGCCGGCGCCGGGGGTGTAG
- the ppa gene encoding inorganic diphosphatase: protein MRIDAISIGPNPPFEVNVIIEVPVGGEPIKYEMDKDAGTLVVDRFLYTAMRYPGNYGFIPHTLSQDGDPCDVLVASTRAIVPGAVMSVRPVGVLLMEDEAGGDEKIIAVPTSKLTQRYDRVKNYNDLPDITLQQIRHFFEHYKDLEPGKWVKVLRWGGAEDAHRLILEGIARAKGE, encoded by the coding sequence ATGCGTATCGACGCGATCTCGATCGGACCCAATCCGCCGTTTGAGGTGAATGTCATCATCGAGGTGCCCGTCGGCGGCGAGCCGATCAAGTACGAGATGGACAAGGACGCCGGCACGCTGGTGGTCGACCGCTTTCTCTACACGGCGATGCGCTATCCCGGTAACTACGGCTTCATTCCGCACACGCTGTCGCAAGACGGCGACCCCTGCGACGTTCTCGTCGCCAGCACGCGCGCCATCGTGCCCGGCGCCGTGATGAGCGTGCGGCCGGTCGGCGTGCTCTTGATGGAGGACGAGGCCGGCGGCGATGAGAAGATCATCGCGGTCCCGACCTCGAAACTGACCCAGCGCTACGACAGGGTGAAAAATTATAACGACCTGCCGGACATCACGCTGCAGCAGATTCGGCACTTCTTCGAGCACTACAAGGATCTCGAACCCGGCAAATGGGTCAAGGTGCTGCGCTGGGGCGGCGCGGAAGACGCCCACCGACTGATCCTGGAGGGCATCGCACGGGCCAAGGGCGAGTAG
- a CDS encoding GNAT family N-acetyltransferase: MSTTLIELRPAKVADASAVAATHDEAWRSAYRGIIPGAELEKLINRRGPHWWDSAIRKGSRVSVLVFGDNVAGYANYGRNRARSLQYDGEIYELYLRPEFQGLGFGRRLFTAARRDLMQSGLKSMVTWALSDNEPATEFYRALGGRMVARSSERFGPKSLDKVAFAWTG; the protein is encoded by the coding sequence ATGAGCACGACCCTGATCGAACTCCGGCCGGCCAAGGTCGCGGATGCATCCGCGGTCGCAGCGACCCATGACGAGGCCTGGCGTTCGGCCTATCGGGGCATCATTCCCGGCGCCGAACTGGAAAAGCTGATCAACCGCCGCGGCCCGCACTGGTGGGACAGCGCGATCCGCAAGGGCAGCCGCGTCAGCGTGCTGGTGTTCGGCGACAACGTCGCCGGCTATGCCAATTACGGCCGCAACCGCGCCCGCAGCCTCCAGTACGACGGCGAGATCTACGAGCTTTACCTGCGCCCCGAATTCCAGGGCCTGGGCTTCGGCCGGCGGCTGTTCACCGCCGCCCGGCGCGACCTGATGCAGAGCGGGCTGAAAAGCATGGTGACCTGGGCGCTGTCCGACAACGAGCCGGCGACGGAATTCTACCGCGCGCTCGGCGGCCGCATGGTCGCCCGCTCCTCCGAGAGGTTCGGGCCGAAGTCGCTCGACAAGGTGGCGTTCGCCTGGACGGGCTAG
- a CDS encoding cysteine hydrolase yields the protein MQAVRRDIVAGAVGVAAASALDASAAQAAADDELKAIPELAPHWKKLDLAAILRKPAAFASVSQNNSLYQPWGAQAAEKQWERGNLAATVKVVNAARKASNFKSFNWIGYEVFRANYPQSEFDRVQYESWTGALDFPPEKQKADNELVPELRALVQPGDLEFNELAFQTAFVGTQLPLELSRKRIDVLVLTGIHTDWCIEGNARAARDNGYLPIVIGDATGTKKPEQLAGALERINNFFAPVISSDTFVRLLGQSN from the coding sequence ATGCAAGCAGTTCGACGTGACATTGTCGCCGGCGCAGTCGGCGTCGCCGCCGCTTCGGCGCTTGACGCAAGTGCCGCGCAGGCGGCGGCGGACGACGAACTGAAGGCGATCCCCGAACTCGCCCCGCACTGGAAGAAGCTGGACCTCGCGGCGATCCTGCGCAAGCCGGCGGCGTTCGCGTCCGTGAGCCAGAACAATTCGCTGTATCAGCCATGGGGCGCGCAGGCCGCCGAAAAGCAGTGGGAGCGCGGCAATCTCGCGGCCACGGTCAAGGTGGTGAACGCCGCGCGCAAGGCATCCAACTTCAAGTCGTTCAACTGGATCGGCTACGAAGTCTTCCGCGCAAACTATCCGCAGTCCGAGTTCGACAGGGTGCAGTATGAAAGCTGGACCGGCGCGCTGGATTTCCCGCCGGAGAAACAGAAAGCCGACAACGAACTCGTTCCCGAACTGCGCGCGCTGGTGCAGCCCGGGGATCTCGAATTCAACGAACTGGCGTTCCAGACGGCATTCGTCGGCACGCAGCTGCCGCTCGAATTGTCACGCAAGCGGATTGACGTGCTGGTTCTGACCGGCATCCACACCGACTGGTGCATCGAGGGCAATGCCCGCGCCGCGCGCGACAACGGCTATTTGCCCATCGTTATCGGCGATGCCACCGGCACGAAGAAACCGGAACAGCTTGCGGGTGCGCTGGAGCGCATCAACAACTTCTTCGCGCCGGTGATTTCCTCCGATACCTTCGTGCGGTTGCTGGGCCAGTCGAACTGA